A region of Natribaculum luteum DNA encodes the following proteins:
- a CDS encoding Nramp family divalent metal transporter — protein sequence MASERAEDVGREASLEYPETDWRGFFESHFGPSMLWALISIGGSHIVLAPTLGGTFGLAAIWMFGLIYLAKYGAWELGIRYNYGVGSNPIEGYRDLPGPKNWALWLTILVFTVMYTFITASVGMSTAAFVAALTPEWFTAAWAYVTFVGGAGVLVLVSRYSLLEKALIGFTVALGVLVLLGVVVGPPSQEVVLETTFAMPDLTGPVFVGLFAAAAGFAPTGFSTSILIGSWSMAKGEGASELHEKGLDPDDPKYHDYIRAWIKTGRRDFNIGYVFSFLLIVAMVILASNVLYPNPPTDANLAFAIGNILSESFGDWSYYAMLVGAFAALYSTVITLLDGSARATGDILPMALEDESIDSERVRKLVVVGVVVVSSATVVALGEVPVTLLLYVAAILAVTEIFFYPANWYVVEKNLPEPFRPSRAWHVYYVVSLVLVLIFGAMGAAVRLGFIG from the coding sequence ATGGCTAGCGAGCGAGCGGAGGACGTCGGTCGGGAGGCGAGCCTCGAGTATCCCGAAACCGACTGGCGTGGCTTCTTCGAGAGTCACTTCGGGCCGTCGATGCTCTGGGCGCTGATCAGCATCGGCGGGAGCCACATCGTCCTGGCACCGACGCTCGGAGGGACCTTCGGCCTCGCGGCGATCTGGATGTTCGGACTCATCTACCTCGCGAAGTACGGGGCCTGGGAGCTCGGTATCCGGTACAACTACGGCGTCGGATCGAACCCGATCGAGGGGTACCGCGACCTTCCGGGGCCGAAAAACTGGGCGCTATGGCTGACGATTCTCGTGTTCACGGTCATGTACACGTTCATCACGGCGAGTGTGGGGATGAGCACCGCGGCGTTCGTCGCCGCACTCACGCCCGAGTGGTTCACCGCCGCCTGGGCGTACGTCACGTTCGTCGGTGGTGCCGGCGTGCTCGTCCTGGTCTCTCGATACAGCCTGCTCGAGAAGGCGCTGATCGGCTTTACGGTCGCCCTGGGCGTACTCGTCTTGCTCGGCGTGGTCGTCGGGCCGCCGTCACAGGAGGTCGTTCTCGAGACCACGTTCGCGATGCCAGACCTGACGGGGCCGGTGTTCGTCGGCCTGTTTGCCGCCGCCGCGGGCTTCGCGCCGACCGGCTTCAGCACGAGCATCCTGATCGGCAGCTGGAGCATGGCCAAGGGCGAAGGCGCGAGTGAACTCCACGAGAAGGGGCTCGACCCCGACGATCCGAAGTACCACGACTACATCCGGGCGTGGATCAAGACCGGCCGACGCGACTTCAACATCGGCTACGTGTTCAGCTTCCTGCTGATCGTCGCGATGGTGATCCTGGCGTCGAACGTCCTCTATCCGAACCCGCCGACGGACGCCAACCTCGCTTTCGCTATCGGGAACATCCTGAGCGAGTCGTTCGGCGACTGGTCGTACTACGCCATGCTGGTCGGCGCGTTCGCGGCGCTTTACTCGACGGTCATCACGCTCCTCGACGGGTCGGCACGTGCGACGGGCGACATCCTCCCGATGGCACTCGAGGACGAGAGCATCGACAGCGAACGCGTCCGCAAACTCGTCGTCGTCGGCGTCGTCGTCGTCAGCAGTGCGACGGTCGTCGCGCTCGGCGAGGTGCCCGTGACGCTGTTGCTCTACGTCGCCGCGATCCTCGCGGTCACGGAGATCTTCTTCTATCCGGCCAACTGGTACGTCGTCGAGAAGAACTTGCCCGAGCCGTTCCGCCCCTCCCGGGCCTGGCACGTCTACTACGTCGTCAGTCTGGTGCTCGTGTTGATCTTCGGCGCGATGGGTGCGGCGGTTCGCCTCGGGTTCATCGGCTGA
- the gyrB gene encoding DNA topoisomerase (ATP-hydrolyzing) subunit B: MSQESEYGAGQIQVLEGLEAVRKRPAMYIGSTDSRGLHHLVYEVVDNSIDEALAGYCDDITVTIHDDGGVSVADDGRGIPVDTHEEYDRPALEVILTVLHAGGKFDNKSYQVSGGLHGVGVSVVNALSKRLEVEVRRDGAVWHHRFDRGEPKGDLERVRDLEPDEETGTAITFWPDDDIFETDEFAFSTLSNRLRELAFLNSGVRITLRDERVDDGVREETYEYEGGIREFVEYLNETRAAMHPDVIYFEDEDENIQVEVAMQATEELQGSIHAFANNINTREGGTHLTGFKTALTRVVNDYANENGLLNDLEENLRGEDIREGLTAVISVKHPDPQFEGQTKTKLGNSEVRGIVESAVHDGLGTYFEEHPDTAEAIVAKAVEAAKARKAAKKAEELTRRKSALESTSLPGKLADCQTRDPDEAELFIAEGDSAGGSAKQARDPGFQAVLPIRGKVLNVEKHRLDRILENDQIRNIITAIGAGIGDEFDVEEVRYKKIIMATDADVDGAHIRTLLLTFFYRHMRPLLEGGYVYATQPPLYRIRYRGETYDAMTDEERDEIIEEVCDGNPTQVQRFKGLGEMNPEQLWETTMNPDNRILKQITIEDAAAADKMFSVLMGDAVEPRKQFIQENAPEAEWIDI, translated from the coding sequence ATGTCCCAGGAAAGCGAGTACGGCGCCGGACAGATCCAGGTTCTGGAAGGCCTGGAGGCCGTGCGAAAACGCCCGGCGATGTACATCGGTTCTACGGATTCTCGAGGGCTCCACCACCTCGTCTACGAAGTGGTGGACAACTCGATCGACGAGGCACTGGCTGGCTACTGTGACGACATCACCGTCACCATCCACGACGACGGCGGGGTGAGCGTCGCAGACGACGGCCGGGGCATTCCGGTCGACACCCACGAAGAGTACGATCGGCCGGCCCTCGAGGTGATCCTCACCGTCCTCCACGCCGGCGGCAAGTTCGACAACAAGTCCTACCAGGTCTCCGGCGGTCTCCACGGCGTCGGCGTCAGCGTCGTCAACGCACTCTCGAAGCGCCTGGAAGTCGAGGTCAGACGTGACGGCGCGGTCTGGCACCACCGATTCGACCGCGGCGAACCCAAGGGCGACCTCGAGCGCGTTCGCGACCTCGAACCCGACGAGGAGACGGGGACGGCGATCACGTTCTGGCCGGACGACGACATCTTCGAGACCGACGAGTTCGCCTTCTCGACGCTCTCGAACCGGCTTCGCGAACTCGCGTTTCTCAACTCCGGCGTCCGGATCACCCTCCGCGACGAGCGCGTCGACGACGGCGTCCGCGAGGAGACCTACGAGTACGAAGGCGGCATCCGCGAGTTCGTCGAGTACTTGAACGAGACCCGGGCGGCGATGCACCCGGACGTCATCTACTTCGAGGACGAAGACGAGAACATCCAGGTCGAGGTGGCGATGCAGGCCACCGAGGAGCTGCAAGGGTCGATCCACGCCTTCGCGAACAACATCAACACGCGCGAGGGCGGGACCCACCTCACCGGCTTCAAGACCGCGCTGACTCGAGTCGTCAACGACTACGCAAACGAGAACGGCCTGTTGAACGACCTAGAGGAGAACCTGCGCGGCGAGGACATCCGCGAGGGACTCACCGCGGTCATCTCCGTCAAGCACCCGGACCCGCAGTTCGAGGGGCAGACGAAGACCAAACTCGGCAACTCGGAGGTACGCGGAATCGTCGAGAGCGCCGTCCACGACGGACTGGGGACGTACTTCGAGGAACACCCCGACACCGCCGAGGCCATCGTCGCCAAGGCAGTCGAGGCGGCGAAAGCCCGCAAGGCCGCAAAGAAGGCCGAGGAACTCACGCGCCGGAAGTCGGCCCTCGAGTCCACCTCGCTGCCGGGGAAACTCGCCGACTGTCAGACCCGCGACCCCGACGAGGCCGAGCTGTTCATCGCCGAGGGCGACTCCGCAGGCGGCAGCGCAAAGCAGGCCCGCGATCCGGGATTCCAGGCCGTCCTCCCCATCCGGGGGAAGGTGCTCAACGTCGAGAAACACCGGCTGGATCGCATCCTCGAGAACGACCAGATCCGAAACATCATCACCGCGATCGGCGCTGGCATCGGCGACGAGTTCGACGTCGAGGAGGTCCGGTACAAGAAGATCATCATGGCGACCGACGCCGACGTCGACGGGGCACACATCCGAACCCTGTTGCTCACGTTCTTCTACCGACACATGCGGCCGCTGCTCGAGGGCGGCTACGTCTACGCGACCCAGCCGCCGCTGTACCGCATCCGGTACAGAGGCGAGACCTACGACGCGATGACCGACGAGGAACGCGACGAGATCATCGAGGAGGTCTGCGACGGCAACCCGACGCAGGTCCAGCGATTCAAGGGGCTCGGTGAGATGAACCCCGAACAGCTCTGGGAGACGACGATGAATCCCGACAACCGCATTCTCAAGCAGATCACGATCGAAGACGCGGCGGCGGCGGACAAGATGTTCTCCGTCCTGATGGGCGACGCCGTCGAGCCGCGAAAGCAGTTCATCCAGGAGAACGCGCCGGAAGCCGAGTGGATCGACATCTGA
- a CDS encoding DNA topoisomerase IV subunit A, which translates to MSADNDQQAREQLIDLAAQFYDQFELGEIPHMSVPTRTKSNIEYDEEKGVWVYGDRTSTRSANSVRGARKLLKAVYTIEFLADQLEEERSSTLRELYYLSESWDNENAQFSDQDESNGLIEDLEIVSGVTREDFHMRPEESGATIMGPLHLREQTRRGEREIHCQKDVGEGGYQIPNNPDTIDFLDNDADFILAVETGGMRDRLVENGFDEEYNALIVHLKGQPARATRRITKRLHDELDLPVTVFTDGDPWSYRIYGSVAYGSIKSAHLSEYLATPEAQFVGIQPADIVEYDLPTDPLSDSDRNALESELEDPRFQTDYWEEQIELQLDIDKKAEQQALASRGLDFVTDTYLPERLDAMDVL; encoded by the coding sequence ATGAGCGCAGACAACGACCAGCAGGCCAGAGAGCAACTGATCGACCTCGCGGCGCAGTTTTACGACCAGTTCGAACTGGGAGAGATCCCGCACATGTCCGTGCCGACGCGGACGAAGAGCAACATCGAGTACGACGAGGAGAAAGGCGTGTGGGTCTACGGCGACCGCACCTCGACCCGGTCTGCGAACTCGGTCCGCGGCGCGCGGAAGCTTCTCAAGGCCGTCTACACGATCGAGTTCCTGGCGGACCAGCTCGAGGAGGAGCGCTCGTCGACGCTGCGTGAACTCTACTACCTCTCGGAGAGCTGGGACAACGAGAACGCCCAGTTTTCGGACCAGGACGAGTCCAACGGACTGATCGAGGACCTGGAGATCGTCTCCGGCGTGACCCGCGAGGACTTTCACATGCGCCCCGAGGAGTCCGGCGCGACGATCATGGGGCCGCTGCACCTGCGCGAACAGACCCGTCGTGGCGAGCGCGAGATCCACTGTCAGAAAGACGTCGGCGAGGGGGGCTACCAGATCCCGAACAACCCCGACACGATCGACTTTCTCGACAACGACGCCGACTTCATCCTCGCAGTGGAGACCGGCGGGATGCGCGATCGACTCGTCGAGAACGGCTTCGACGAGGAGTACAACGCGCTGATCGTCCACCTCAAAGGGCAGCCCGCGCGGGCGACCCGACGGATCACGAAGCGACTCCACGACGAACTCGACCTGCCAGTGACGGTCTTTACCGACGGCGACCCGTGGTCGTACCGCATCTACGGCTCCGTCGCCTACGGCTCGATCAAGTCCGCACACCTCTCGGAGTACCTCGCGACGCCGGAAGCACAGTTCGTCGGCATCCAGCCGGCGGACATCGTCGAGTACGACCTGCCGACCGACCCACTCAGCGACTCCGACAGGAACGCCTTGGAGAGCGAACTCGAGGACCCGCGCTTTCAGACCGACTACTGGGAAGAACAGATCGAACTCCAGCTAGACATCGACAAGAAGGCAGAACAGCAGGCACTGGCGTCTCGCGGCCTCGACTTCGTGACGGACACCTACCTGCCCGAACGCCTCGACGCGATGGACGTGCTCTGA
- a CDS encoding MBL fold metallo-hydrolase, producing MTVRFDAVTVDWLGYATVRLEGQTGAVVYMDPGRYGVLEGYDAGDGDLILVTHDHHYDPDGIRRVARDDALVVVYEAVDADRIDRDVEPPEELPYTVERVRADESFAVGPLDLFTTPAYNHPDGPHTTADGEPIHPRGFGCGYGVTIDGVTAFWPGDTDVLEFHEELAVDVLLSPIGGSFTMDREEAADLAARMDPGLVVPIHYDTFEALETDEEAFVVDVARRGVPVALENP from the coding sequence ATGACCGTCAGATTCGACGCGGTGACCGTCGACTGGCTCGGCTACGCGACCGTCAGACTCGAGGGCCAGACGGGTGCCGTCGTCTACATGGACCCCGGCCGCTACGGCGTACTCGAGGGGTACGACGCCGGCGACGGCGACCTGATTCTCGTCACGCACGACCACCACTACGATCCCGACGGCATCAGGCGGGTCGCCCGCGACGACGCGCTCGTGGTCGTCTACGAGGCCGTCGACGCCGATCGAATCGACCGCGACGTCGAACCGCCGGAGGAGCTTCCGTACACTGTCGAGCGCGTCCGTGCCGACGAGAGCTTCGCCGTCGGCCCGCTGGACCTGTTTACCACGCCGGCGTACAACCACCCCGACGGACCGCACACGACCGCCGACGGCGAGCCGATCCACCCGCGCGGGTTCGGCTGTGGCTACGGCGTGACGATCGACGGCGTCACCGCCTTCTGGCCCGGCGACACCGACGTCCTCGAGTTCCACGAGGAACTGGCCGTCGACGTGCTGTTGTCGCCGATCGGCGGCAGTTTCACGATGGATCGCGAGGAGGCCGCCGACCTCGCGGCGCGGATGGACCCCGGACTCGTCGTCCCGATCCACTACGACACGTTCGAGGCGCTCGAGACCGACGAGGAGGCGTTCGTCGTCGACGTCGCGAGACGCGGGGTTCCGGTCGCACTCGAGAACCCCTGA
- a CDS encoding sodium:calcium antiporter: MSHKRAIIALLLIASLLVAVPVTPALAQEDEEAGEDEEAESEGGLEGMIEGFVEAQGLVGAILVLAGGAVLLTVCVEKLISYLTRAAFGLQLSLFALAIIFTGFEFDDTILALVLSAGGLESAALGTALGTGLAIIGVTLALAAIVRPFPVDLPTDYVVLFALAPLLLVPFVLVGTLTFVHGVLLLGSFVLMFGYLIVREYQRETPVFRNTELGREVQPDGGVAMPQSISEIPEDRLVGGRSASGWIWIGLSVLALAGIVLGAMLLEAGSEVVVDGFGIEETVFGATVLTVILTFEDVMLTIEPVRRGVPEIGVGNVIGSVLFSVTGNVGVIMLLSDLEISSSVLTFHLPVVIAVTALAAYFLYEGHLKRWHGVLLGGLYVAYWLVAIVVFGGVPISG, from the coding sequence ATGTCACACAAGCGAGCTATTATCGCTCTCCTGTTGATCGCGTCGCTTCTCGTGGCGGTGCCGGTCACACCGGCACTCGCACAGGAAGACGAAGAAGCAGGCGAGGACGAAGAAGCGGAGAGCGAAGGGGGACTCGAGGGGATGATCGAGGGGTTCGTCGAAGCGCAAGGGCTGGTGGGAGCGATACTCGTCCTCGCTGGTGGTGCGGTCTTGCTTACGGTCTGCGTCGAGAAACTGATCAGCTATCTCACCCGTGCGGCGTTCGGGTTGCAGCTGTCGCTGTTCGCGCTCGCGATCATCTTCACGGGGTTCGAGTTCGACGACACGATCCTCGCGCTCGTCCTGTCTGCGGGCGGACTCGAGAGCGCTGCGCTCGGGACGGCGCTCGGCACTGGACTGGCGATCATCGGCGTCACACTCGCACTCGCTGCGATCGTCAGGCCGTTTCCCGTCGATCTTCCGACCGATTACGTCGTTCTCTTCGCGCTGGCACCGCTGTTGTTGGTTCCGTTCGTCCTCGTGGGGACGCTGACGTTCGTCCACGGCGTCTTGCTGCTCGGTTCGTTCGTCCTGATGTTCGGCTACCTCATCGTTCGCGAGTACCAGCGCGAGACGCCCGTGTTTCGAAATACCGAACTCGGGAGGGAAGTGCAACCAGACGGCGGCGTCGCCATGCCCCAGTCGATCTCGGAGATCCCCGAAGATCGCCTCGTCGGTGGGCGCTCCGCGTCCGGGTGGATCTGGATCGGCCTCTCCGTACTCGCGCTCGCCGGGATCGTCCTCGGAGCGATGCTTCTGGAGGCCGGATCGGAGGTCGTCGTCGACGGGTTCGGCATCGAAGAGACCGTCTTCGGTGCGACCGTCCTGACGGTGATCCTCACCTTCGAAGACGTCATGCTGACGATCGAACCGGTTCGCCGGGGCGTCCCCGAGATCGGCGTCGGGAACGTCATCGGAAGCGTCCTCTTCTCTGTGACCGGAAACGTCGGCGTCATCATGCTGTTGAGCGACCTCGAGATCTCGAGTTCCGTGCTGACGTTTCACCTCCCGGTAGTGATCGCCGTGACGGCCCTCGCCGCGTACTTCCTCTACGAGGGGCACCTGAAGCGGTGGCACGGCGTCCTCCTCGGTGGGCTCTACGTCGCCTACTGGCTGGTCGCGATCGTCGTGTTCGGTGGAGTTCCGATCAGCGGCTAA
- a CDS encoding DNA topoisomerase VI subunit B codes for MTSFQSTLGDEPGIAEELAENQRAISIAEFFEKNKHMLGFDSGARGLVTAVKEAVDNALDAAEEAGILPDIYIEIKEEGDYYQLIVEDNGPGLTKESLPKVFGKLLYGSRFHVREQSRGQQGIGISAAVLYSQLTSGKPAKITSRTQEADEAQYFELIVDTDENEPEISVDETTSWDRPHGTRIELEMEANMRARSQLHDYVKHTAVVNPHARLELREPKAHFKFERATDQLPEETEEIRPHPHGVELGTVMKMLSATDSHSISGFLQEEFTRVGKKTADSVIDAFRDRYYGREMSWTTPTGSEDANVATAVEAATANKGAEATTAFAETIAEAVADADRIAHHELLEVVASSAESVTEEYGTTFGDTVQENAAEAAWRTIAGLEVEEGDEPHADEEPRTVADLYELTDEATSTRKDDEVVHAFATRLAGKFEDADDSRHRLTCGRLREYVDRAADLTEEYDDVAFGDTARENVTDAVWDVMVTVPDDPPLVRELADDRDAASDLVDAMRATDIMAPPTRCLSPISADLIEAGLKKEFEADFYAAATRDAEVHGGDPFIVEAGIAYGGDLEAEGSVDVLRFANRVPLVYQRGACATTDVVKSIGWRNYGLDQPGGSGLPNGPAVIMVHVASTNVPFTSESKDAVANVPEIEDEIELAIREAARELKSYLNKRRSMQKRRRKQNVLGEILPEMARKVAEVTGNDEPNIDDALARIMNNVLVERSVEANGDGQAVEIVVENHSSTNESLELTDIVTAEPTHLSDGATVVEMDGEWFVKWETDVGSGDEAVLEYEVADDASFDLDVKGVETEKLTVTDQ; via the coding sequence ATGACGTCGTTCCAGTCGACACTCGGCGACGAGCCGGGGATCGCCGAGGAGCTGGCAGAGAACCAGCGTGCGATCTCCATCGCCGAGTTCTTCGAGAAGAACAAGCACATGCTCGGCTTCGACAGCGGCGCTCGAGGTCTCGTCACGGCCGTCAAGGAGGCCGTCGACAACGCTTTGGACGCCGCCGAAGAAGCCGGTATCCTCCCCGATATATATATCGAAATTAAAGAGGAAGGAGACTATTATCAGCTAATCGTAGAAGACAATGGGCCGGGGCTGACGAAGGAATCGCTTCCGAAAGTATTCGGCAAATTACTATATGGGTCCAGGTTTCATGTGAGAGAGCAGTCACGTGGCCAGCAGGGGATCGGGATCTCCGCCGCCGTGCTCTACTCCCAGCTGACAAGCGGCAAGCCGGCGAAGATCACGAGTCGAACGCAGGAAGCAGACGAGGCACAGTACTTCGAACTCATCGTCGACACCGACGAGAACGAACCCGAGATCAGCGTCGACGAGACGACAAGCTGGGACCGCCCCCACGGCACGCGCATCGAACTCGAGATGGAGGCGAACATGCGCGCCCGGAGCCAGCTTCACGATTACGTCAAGCACACGGCGGTCGTCAACCCCCACGCCAGACTCGAGCTCCGGGAACCCAAGGCGCACTTCAAGTTCGAGCGGGCGACCGACCAGCTCCCCGAGGAGACAGAGGAGATCAGACCCCACCCCCACGGAGTCGAACTCGGGACCGTGATGAAGATGCTCTCTGCTACGGACTCACACTCGATCTCCGGCTTCCTCCAGGAGGAGTTCACGCGCGTCGGCAAGAAGACCGCCGACTCGGTCATCGACGCCTTCCGCGATCGCTACTACGGTCGCGAGATGAGCTGGACGACGCCGACGGGTAGTGAAGACGCCAACGTCGCCACCGCCGTCGAGGCGGCGACGGCGAACAAGGGAGCCGAGGCGACGACCGCCTTCGCCGAGACGATCGCCGAGGCGGTCGCTGACGCCGACCGGATCGCACACCACGAACTCCTCGAGGTCGTCGCCTCGAGCGCGGAGTCAGTCACCGAGGAGTACGGAACGACGTTCGGCGACACCGTCCAGGAGAACGCCGCCGAGGCGGCCTGGCGGACGATCGCCGGCCTCGAGGTCGAGGAGGGAGACGAACCCCACGCGGACGAAGAGCCGCGAACCGTCGCCGACCTCTACGAACTCACAGACGAGGCGACGAGCACTCGCAAGGACGACGAGGTCGTCCACGCGTTCGCGACGCGACTGGCGGGCAAGTTCGAGGACGCGGACGACTCGCGGCACCGACTCACCTGCGGTCGACTCCGGGAATACGTCGACCGCGCCGCCGACCTCACCGAGGAGTACGACGACGTCGCATTCGGTGACACCGCCCGCGAGAACGTCACCGACGCCGTCTGGGACGTCATGGTCACCGTTCCCGACGATCCGCCGCTCGTGCGCGAACTCGCCGACGACCGGGACGCCGCGAGCGACCTCGTCGACGCGATGCGCGCGACCGACATCATGGCACCGCCAACGCGGTGTCTCTCGCCCATCTCGGCAGACCTCATCGAGGCGGGCCTCAAAAAGGAGTTCGAGGCGGACTTCTACGCCGCCGCGACTCGCGACGCCGAAGTCCACGGCGGCGACCCGTTCATCGTCGAAGCGGGGATCGCCTACGGCGGCGACCTCGAGGCAGAGGGCAGCGTCGACGTCCTCCGATTTGCGAACCGCGTGCCGCTGGTCTACCAGCGCGGAGCGTGTGCGACGACCGACGTCGTGAAGTCGATCGGCTGGCGCAACTACGGACTCGACCAGCCCGGCGGCTCCGGCCTGCCCAACGGTCCGGCCGTGATCATGGTCCACGTCGCCTCGACGAACGTCCCGTTCACAAGCGAGTCGAAAGACGCGGTCGCGAACGTCCCCGAGATCGAAGACGAGATCGAACTCGCGATCCGGGAAGCCGCCCGCGAACTCAAGAGCTACCTCAACAAGCGCCGTTCGATGCAGAAACGCCGGCGCAAACAGAACGTCCTCGGCGAGATCCTCCCCGAGATGGCCCGGAAGGTCGCGGAGGTCACCGGCAACGACGAGCCGAACATCGACGACGCGCTGGCCCGCATCATGAACAACGTCCTCGTCGAACGCAGCGTCGAGGCAAACGGCGACGGCCAGGCCGTCGAGATCGTCGTCGAGAATCACTCGAGTACGAACGAGTCGCTCGAGCTCACCGACATCGTTACCGCCGAACCGACGCACCTGAGCGACGGTGCGACCGTCGTCGAGATGGACGGCGAGTGGTTCGTCAAGTGGGAGACAGACGTCGGAAGCGGCGACGAGGCCGTCCTCGAGTACGAGGTGGCCGACGACGCATCGTTCGACCTCGACGTGAAAGGGGTCGAAACCGAGAAACTCACCGTAACTGATCAATGA
- a CDS encoding fumarylacetoacetate hydrolase family protein produces the protein MRYVRFRDPAGATRRGELENGRVHFANDSYDLEEVDVLPPCEPSKIVCIGRNYADHAAEMDSDVPDRPLLFLKPPNTLAGHGDTVTVPEGKERIDHEAELGVVIGEQCRHVPESEAMDVVAGMTCVNDVSNRDDQRQEKNWVRGKAFDGAAPIGPVLATPDEVPEDAFVRSRVNGELKQDGSREQLIFSIPELIAEITTYLTLEPGDVIATGTPEGVGPLEDGDEVEIEVEGVGTLEHTVRIP, from the coding sequence ATGAGATACGTTCGATTCCGCGATCCAGCAGGTGCAACTCGCCGTGGCGAACTCGAGAACGGCCGCGTCCACTTCGCAAACGACTCCTACGACCTCGAGGAGGTCGACGTCCTCCCACCGTGTGAGCCGTCGAAGATCGTCTGCATCGGCCGCAACTACGCCGACCACGCGGCGGAGATGGACTCCGACGTCCCCGACCGGCCGCTGTTGTTCCTCAAGCCGCCGAACACGCTGGCCGGCCACGGTGACACCGTCACCGTCCCGGAAGGGAAAGAGCGGATCGACCACGAGGCCGAACTCGGCGTCGTGATCGGCGAGCAGTGTCGCCACGTTCCCGAATCGGAGGCGATGGACGTCGTCGCGGGGATGACCTGCGTGAACGACGTCTCGAACCGCGACGATCAGCGCCAAGAGAAAAACTGGGTGCGCGGGAAAGCCTTCGACGGCGCGGCACCGATCGGGCCCGTCCTCGCGACGCCGGACGAGGTCCCCGAAGACGCCTTCGTCCGCTCGAGGGTCAACGGCGAGCTGAAACAGGACGGTTCCCGCGAGCAACTCATCTTCTCGATCCCCGAGCTGATCGCGGAGATCACGACCTACCTCACGCTCGAGCCCGGCGACGTCATCGCGACCGGCACGCCCGAGGGCGTCGGCCCGCTCGAGGACGGCGACGAGGTCGAGATCGAAGTCGAGGGCGTGGGAACGCTCGAGCACACGGTTCGGATCCCGTAA
- a CDS encoding ZIP family metal transporter, which yields MGFVENLVLVFVAGFVTALATGLGAIPFFFFDSISDRGNVVLWGLSSGIMVSASVFGLIEEGLAEGGPAEILAGMAVGVVLVVVAHNVITNAEVDPREYGEADFKKLLLILGVLTVHSFPEGVAVGVSFADLNLGTGPQFLGFTIPVLAIFMTVAISIHNVPEGTAISIPLRAMGVSEWKMVWWAVFSSLPQPVGAVIAFAFVRLARDFLPLGFGFAAGAMIYLVLTEFIPEALEHGEGLPNGGKLELLGGVAIGVSIMLPLAFI from the coding sequence ATGGGATTCGTCGAGAACCTCGTATTGGTGTTCGTCGCCGGATTCGTCACCGCTCTCGCGACCGGACTCGGTGCGATTCCGTTTTTCTTCTTCGACTCCATCAGCGACCGCGGCAACGTGGTTCTCTGGGGACTGTCCTCCGGCATCATGGTCTCTGCGTCCGTGTTCGGACTCATCGAGGAGGGCCTCGCCGAGGGCGGCCCCGCGGAGATTCTCGCGGGGATGGCCGTCGGCGTCGTGCTCGTCGTCGTCGCCCACAACGTCATCACGAACGCCGAAGTCGACCCTCGCGAGTACGGAGAAGCCGACTTCAAGAAACTCCTGTTGATCCTCGGCGTCCTGACCGTCCACAGCTTCCCGGAGGGGGTGGCGGTCGGCGTCTCGTTTGCCGACCTCAACCTCGGCACCGGTCCGCAGTTTCTCGGGTTTACGATTCCTGTACTCGCGATCTTCATGACGGTCGCGATCTCGATCCACAACGTCCCCGAGGGAACCGCGATCTCGATCCCGCTGCGAGCGATGGGCGTCTCCGAGTGGAAGATGGTCTGGTGGGCGGTCTTCTCGAGTCTCCCCCAGCCCGTCGGGGCCGTCATCGCGTTCGCGTTCGTCCGCCTCGCCCGGGACTTCCTGCCCTTGGGCTTTGGCTTCGCCGCCGGAGCGATGATCTACCTCGTGCTCACCGAGTTCATCCCCGAGGCGCTCGAGCACGGCGAAGGGCTGCCAAACGGCGGCAAACTCGAATTACTGGGTGGCGTCGCCATCGGCGTCTCGATCATGCTCCCGCTGGCATTCATCTGA